The genomic region aaaccaacctAAAGGGAGTAGTCCTTATAGGTGTCATATATGCAGTTCGGAAAGCCCATAATACGTCATCTAAATTTTGAGACCAGAGTTTCTGATTATTCTCAACAGTACGTTCGAGaatcctttttaatcctttattagTATTTTCAACTTTACCACTTTTTTGAGGATGGTAAGTTGTAGAGAAATGGTGGTTAACTCCATATCTTTTTTGAACTTTCTCGAGTAGTAGATTAGTGAAATGGGCTCCACgttcactaattaaagctttaggaaaaCTAAATCGATAAAAAAAGTTTCTTTAGAAAATCAACCACTACTCGTGAATCATTAGAAGGAAGAGCTTTTGATTCAGGccatttagaaacgtagtcaacTGCTACAAGAATATATTTATTTCTCTCGGAAgagggaaatggtcccatgaaatcaataccCCACACATCAAATATTTTGCATACTTAAATATTCTGACGGGGCATTTCATCATGTTTAGAGAGGTTTTCTCCTCTTTGACATGAATCACAATATTGGAGTAATTCATGTGCATCTTGgaatatggtaggccaataaatTCATGCGTCTAAAAGTTTGTGAGCATTGTAGTTAGGGCCAAAGTGTCCTTCTAGTGCACTACTATGGCGCTGTAATAGGATTTCACTTGCTTCTTTACCATGAATGCAACAAATAATAATTTGGTCGGGACCTAATTTAAATAAGTAAGGATTTTCCTAGAAGTAATGTTTTAAATCGGAGAAGAATTTTTTTATTTGTTGATAAGTTAAATCTTTTCTTAGTTCTTTAACAGCTAAATAGTTTACAACATCAGCAAACCAAGGATATAACTCATCTGAGATCATCATTAGACATTCGTTAGGGAATGTATCATGAATTTCATCTAAGTTATCTAGATTAAGATTTTCTAAACGTGAAAGAAGATATGCTGCAAGATTCTCAgctcatttcttatcaataatttgcatGTCAAATTCTTGTAACAGTAGAACCCATCGCAAGAGTCGAGCTTTAGAGTCgggtttattaaataaatatttaagaGTAGAGTGATCAGTGTAAACTGTTGCTTTATTCATAATTAAATATGGTCGAAATTTATCAAGTGCGAAGACTATGACTAACAGTTCTTTTTCAatggttgtataatttaattgagccccTTCTATTGTTTTACTAGCATAGTAGATTGGATGAAAATCTTTATCTTTTCATTGTCCTAAGACATCTCCTACTGCAtaatcactagcgtcacacatgagTTCGAAGGGTTTAGACCAATCGGGTGATAAATAataggtgcattagtgagtttttcttttaaCATAGAGAAAGCTTTTTTCAATCTTCATTAAATTCAAAAGGGGCATCTTTTTCTAAGAGTTTAGTTAATGGTCGAGCATTTGGCGAATTCTTGAATGAAACATCTATAAAATCCATCATGTCCTAGGAAACTTCTAATTGATTTAACATTAGTGGGTTCAGGAAGGTTGGAAATAATATTGATTTTTTCTTTATCAACTTCAATCCCTTTAttagaaattttatgaccaaggacaatgccttcttttaccatgaaatgacatttttcccaattaagaacaagaTTTGTCTTTTAACAACGAGAGAGCATTTTATCAAGATTAGATAGACAAGAGTCAAAGGATGTTCCAAAGACGGAAAAATCATCCATATAGACTTCCATAATGTCTTTCACCATGTGGTGAAAGATGGCTGTCATACATCTTTGGAAAGTGCCATGGGCATTACATAGCGCAAACGACATTCTTCGGTAAGCGAATGTACCAAAAGGACAACTAAAAGTAGTTTTCTCATGATCCTTAGGgtcaattggaatttgaaaatatctagaAAAACCATCTAAGAAATAGTAGTATTCTTTTTCAGCTAAtctttcaatcatttgatcaataaacagAAGTGGAACATGATCTTTTCGGGTAGCTTCATTTAGTTTTTGGTAATCTATACAAACTCGCTAACCAGTAACGGTTCGAGTAAGAAttaattcattattttcatttAAGACAACAGTGGTTCCACCCTTTTTAGGGACACACTGGACTGGGCTTACCCATTGGCTATTGGATATAGGATAAATCATACCTGCGTCTAAAAGTTTTAACACTTCCTTTTTTACTACTTCAGCCATATTAGGATTTAGGTGTCTTTGTCTTTGAATTACGGGTTTTGAGTTTGCTTCTAAAATTTTATGAGTACATAAGGTGGGGTCAGTCCCTAGAATATCAGAGGTTTTCCAAGCAAAGGCCTTTTTATGTTTTTTTAAGACATCTAAGAGCTGTTCTTTTTTATCTTTAGATAATTCAGAAGAAATAATAACGGGAAGTTCGGAATTATCTTTTAGAAATACGTATTCTAAATGAGAGGGTAATTCTTTTAATTCTAGTTTTGGTGGAGCTTCGAGAGAGTTTTTTATTCTTAATTCATTAATTTATTCTTAATTCCTCCTCTACTAGTTCATCTTTCATTAATTCTTCAAATTCTTCATCAAGGTTTCTTCTTTTATTTCACACACAAATTCATTTATGTCCATTAATAGAAATTCATCAAATTCTTCTTCAACCCATGTTTCCACATAATTTATCGTAGGAAAAGTGAGATATAGTTCAAGTTGGTTATTTAAAGTAAGTCTATAATCACCTATTCCCAAGCTATATATATTAGTTTGCATTTGAAATTGAAAAGCAGCAGTTCTTAGAAAAGGTCTACCTAATATTATTGGTATTTTATCATTTTTTCATTTCTAGAATAATGAAATAGGGGGGAAAAGTGAATTTGTCAATTTTTACGGGTATATTTTCAGCTATGCCTATCGGATAATTAAAAGAACTGTCGGCCAAACAAATAGACATTCTAGTGGGAGTTAATTCTCATAGACCTAGTTTTTTATATaacgaatatggcattaaatttaaacTAGCGCCCGTATCTGCTAATGCTTGATATATTCTAGAGTTATTAAATAAGCATGGAACATTAATACTTCCTGAGTCTCCTAATTTTTTGAGTATGTCATATTTTTGAAATATAGGtttacattattttattataaacctAGAGATTTTTCAGCGTCTTTACCTTTATTAGATAATAAAGTTTTTAAGAATTTTCCATAATGTGGGTTTTTTTTAGTAAATCTATTAAAGGTATATTAACGTTTATCTGATTGAACATATTAGCGAAGTTCTCTAGACATTTTTGTTTTTTCTCTTTCCTAAGTTGTTGAGGATATGGAACAGGTTCTAAGGGTTCATCATTTTTAGTTGGTGTAGCGTTTTTAGCGGGAGTGTCATTAACACTTTTTTCATTACTAGTTTCCTTAGGTGATTCATGGTTTTCCTCTTGACTAGGCATAATAGGATCTTGTGTTGTTTTACCACTCCTAGTAGTTATAGCTTGAATTTCTTGATTTCCCCTAGGATTTTCTAATGTATTAGATGGTAATGTTCTAATTTCGCTAATAGCTATTTGTTTAGACAAAGTTTCTAAATCTTTTTCTAGCTTAAGTATCAAGTTTTGATGATTATGATTTAGCTCGAAGATATTATATAGAATAACATTATTTAATTTAGTTTGGTTATAAATATACCCTTGTATCATTTCTGTTAATCCTTTACTTATAGTTTCTTTTTGCGAGATATGAGAGACAGTTTCTAAAACAGATTTTTCTTTTAAACCTTTTAACTCTTCCTCTAGGACTTCTATTTTATTTTGTAATGTAGATATTTCACTTTTAACTTCAATTTTAgttttctgttgattattattcgcTTGATACCAATCATGTGATTGAACGGCTAACTCAGATATTAATTGTTGTAATTCCTCATGAGTTTTAGAAAGAGATGAACCACCACCTTCAGTATCGATTTCTTTTCTAGTAGAAATTGTGATATTTTTATACAATTGCATCAATCTTTGAACATCATATAATCCAGAGGACATGACTTTATCAATTTTTCATATCTAGTCCATGTATCGTATAAAGTTTCTTGAGGGCCTTGTTTAAATTGAGTTATCTCAATCTGCAGCCTTATCATTTTTGATGGTGGAAAGAATCGTTTTAAGAATTTTTCAACCATTTGAGCCCATGTAGCTATTTTTCTTTCAGCAATTTGATTAAACcagtctttagcttctcccttaagtgtCCAAGGAAAAAGGATGAGATAAATTTGTTCGTCTTCTATTTCATTATATTTAAATAGCGTGCATATACTAGTAAAGTTGTGAAGATGTTGGTAAGCATCTTCCTCCATTGCTCCGTTGAATTGGCATTCTTTTTTAATTAGGTTTAATATTTGTTTTTCGATAGTGAAATTAGTTTTAATAGTTGGTGGAATTATAGCAGTTCCATGAATTTGTTCTGAAGCTTTTGAGTGATGCTCCATAGAAATTTTTTAATCATTCATTATTTTACTTTTAAGTGTTTAGTTTATTCACCAATAAATAGCGTCAACGACTAGGTTCcggcaggaccctttaaatcggaagcccaacaACATTTCCCTAAGGGAGGACAGTCAGTCACCACTTGTCTTTGgtgttttaatttaatttatactCTTATGATTCCACTGcgttcctcggcagcggcgccaaaaagatgatgtgtcaaaagtgtgtgcaatatTGCCTATCTTTTAATTTAACttttaattttattatatcttaatttacagtttacttttaacaccctaacgagcaataaAACTTGATCAGATGTAATTTAGTATTTAGTAAGTTAAGGTTCGTCTCAAGAGAACTGGTGGATTTAGAGTATAAAACTTTGATTTTAAGATTTAGTTTCTTTGATTAACAAAGAAATAAGAAACTAATAAATTGAAGAAATAGCAATATTAAATAAAACACATGCTTGAAACTTTCCTACCTTGCTCACAATTGCATTTGAATTTAAACCAAACTCAGATTTAGTGATGACCTaagaatatctaattccaagactAGTTGATCAGGTTAATCCTAGAATAGATGTCTAGATTTGCTACTTATTTAAGACCTGATAGTAGAtttagtatgattaaccaaagcatGATTATAGTTACTAGCTATCACCCTCACTATTAAAATGATccgattttattataattaaatttagtAAGTTTTAATcatagtgatgttctagttaaaactTAATAGCAATCACTTACATAAATTAGACTATTCAAACAATGGTATTTTAATCAGACATAACACATAACAGGATATTCAAAGATTCTatcaaatttaaatatttttgtaaTTATTGGATAAAGCCGGCGGCTTGGTCAACAAAGCCGGCGGTTTGGTCAATAAAGCCGGCGGCTTCGTtgactctgtcgaatattttagcAGAATACTATTTTATTTTATCTGAATTTAAATCATAACAAATTTGCAAAATAATATAATGAAACTGGTGGCTCTGGTATATGAAGTCGGCGGCTTCATACACCAGATCCGTTTTTCTGGTTTCTTTCATGCAATTCGAATAATTAAGTAATGTTCACAAGGGGTTACATAATTCAAGCATATGTAAGGCTATTAGCCCATAACTAAAGTAAAAAACAAATAAAATACAAGGATTAATGAAAGAAATCATACCGACATAAAAGAATTGAAAAACAAATACTTGATTGAATAACTTGAATGTTGCAATAGATAAAAACCCTAGCTATTTCGTGACTTTTCCTCTGAAGGCAGAGTACAAGAATTCTGAACTGAATAAAACTGACCCTGAGGCATCTATTTAAAGTTTCTAAAACTACCAACCCAAGCCGGCGGCTTGAATGGGAAGCCGACGGCCTCCCATGACTTGGAGTGGGGCCTACGCAAAACGTAATCCTGAAGCGTACGTCGAATCTTTCTGTATAATTTAAGACGGCGGCTTCATTGTTAAGCTGGCAGCTTTACTGCTTCCGGATCAAGATAAGAATAACTTCTAAATCTAACTTAAACTTGAGCCGCAAGAAGTTCAAACCGCATAACATAGGTCGGCGGCTTCAGTGTGAAGCTGACGGCTTGGATGTATTTTGCATGGTCTCCAAGTTCTTCAATTTATAAGATCAAGAACTGGAACATTCTGGAACATGGAAGGTAAGCCGGCGGCTTCAGCGCcctcatgccggcggcttcatcaaATTTTCTGCATTTTTGACTGTTTTTGCtcatgtttgatacataacttcaacaaaatattaaaaatacctattttCCCATTTTTACCCGTTTTAGTGTATTTAAGTATTAAAATGGTTTCAAAATaccaagataactcctcaaaatgttatcaaaatactgtataatttaggaaTTATCAATAATTTAAACAAGTATTATGGTGAGATACATGACAAATATCAGGCAAACCTTGTTACCAAAAATATTGAAAAAGATTTGAAAGAGGAAATTAAAGTTTATAAAATGTAGATTtatgatcttaaatgttataactttgatataaatcaatcTTTATAAAACGTGTTAACACAATTAATGAATTGAAATaggaaaatgaatgtgttaaagcatattttgaagctctttctattaaaatgaaatgttgggcaagtgcattctcaatggaatgcattaatggtagaGATAAATGATCCAAAAGGTAAAGGGTTTGGATATAAGTCTGCATCTCTACCATTTCAACATGAATATGTTAATGCCAATTTGGTTGATGGTCAACCAGAAGACTACATACCTCCAagttatgaggactatgttgagaaAAACAAGAAGCTTGTTCCACGGAGAATGAGACTTCAAATGAATCAACAGAAGGATCAAGATAAAAAGAATGGTCTAGGAGGTAATACTAAGAAAAGAAAGGTGATAACAACTAAAGGTCCAGTCCGGATTCTGAAATATCTAAAGTTTGCTAATTGACAtgttcctcctgttacccctaaACCTACCCCGAGAGACAAATCAAATTATCCTCCTGTGTTAGCAAAAACACAAGACCTTCTACTTCATATTCAAACAATACGAGTCACTCTAGGGAATACAGAGAGTAccgtcaatgttttagttgtggtgtgtttggacacattgcgTATAACTTTCCAAGAAGGTATTGATCACCTAGACAGAAGATTGACCTGACGCATAATGACTCTAAGTCATCATATGCTCAtagaacaggttcacctgttaatgatgaaaTTCCTGCTAACAATGTTAAGACAAATGTTGTCAATTTTGATGCAAAAATAAAGAATTTCAATAGGTCCGTTTCTCCTGTAAAAAGTAAAGTTCCTAAACAGGATGTTGTGACAAATGTTTTCAAGTCTGGTGATCAAAATAAACCTGTTGAACCAAAGGGTACCTGTaaataacacctggatagtggatatcgGCACTTCGAGACATATGACAGGACATCTATCTCTGATCTCAAATGTTCAACCTATCAAAAGAGGTTATGTTGCTTTTGCTGGAGATAAGGGTGTTCACATTACTGCCCAAGGGTTGTTAAAAAAAATGAGAAAGTGAGCTTTGAAAAAGTAAATTATTATCAAAAACtggcaaacaatttgttgtcggttttgCAAATCTGTGAGAAGTCATTCAAAGTAGCGTTCAATGAAAACTACAACTATATTTCAAAGCCAGAATTTGTGATTCCAGCTGAGATGATTCTAATGAAGGCTCCAAGACAGGCTGATCTGTATGTGCTAGATATGAACATTGTTACTTCAACTGCAGCatgtcatcaagcttttgtttcaaagactactgaacaagagtctattatttggcacaaacgcatgggtcatctgAGCATACGGAAAATGAACCAACTTATTCACAATAATCTAGTGGAGGGTGTTGATATTCGATATTTTTAGATTACAGGTACATGTATACCTTGTAAGAAAGGAAAACAGTgtaagaaagctcataagctgatAAAGTACAATCCAATCTATGCTCTACTTGATTTGTTgcacatggatctatttggtccaataCATTTCTAAAGCATTGATGGGAGTAAGTACTATTTGGttctaactgatgattattcaagattcttttGGTTAATGTTTCTGAAAGAAAAATCTGAGATGTTTGAAAATGTGAAGGTGCTAATCAAcagattagagacaggttttaatctcAAAGTAAGGAAAGATTCAGTGCGACAATGGATCTGAATTCAAAAATCAGTACCTTGCAGGTATCTGTATTGAAAAGGGTATTAATATACAATTTAGTTCTTGTTAAGTCCCCAAAatgattaaggatttaattatgacaaaactgtaatttatttgcactaaaatgttatgtgcagccagcacaagtttgtttatgtatagacaacaaatatcgctatgtcaagtgttcagtatgctgcctagtctaccagcacaaggtagagtgtattcttcgaattagcacaggatgagtactcaacaattcaagaatatcaagtgactcagcataagaagaaccagtaaacctggtaaacagcatacaacacaagacagccatgctccattacaagcatggtggtttctcgagtggtctacatcaattgtactattcaacagaagtcaaagacaaagttgaacaggaaaggatacgcgtcggtggctgacaagtgaccttacaagaccacgtgggaatgcagaagtttaatgcatgtgcagacatgtaCTATACTTTGTCATtgcctagggaacacaatattctatttgtttaaatgaaTAGTGGTGCTAAACCAAAttagggtgttcctgcaaatagctaccaaagaggaaagaggagagcacactctctgatgcagttgtccccacaagtacagacattctATGTATCAGTGgataatagaaccattacacggttaataggactactataaattgttatatccactattgtaataactagtggtgtgggttttgttatttagagtccaaaacgtgtaatagctttaagtttatcctcatagctatacttaggtaaatctgtatcaaccaactatcattccgccaaggatatttgtaattctttgtgatttaatcaataaagaataacagttgaaaaattacctttgactctatttaatttacatgcttgaatactaaactgtcttTAATTGGGTtgctaattaaaagaaattgtattcaccccccctctacaatactcctgttgtttattaagggaccaacaactgtatcagagcttcagtcttgataatttaatatcctggatctgaattctctcatggttgCATACTCaattacagcttaccttgaaaatgactcatccaatagaccacccaaatttgatgaagatgagtatgaaacttggaaggcaaggttcatgcttcacctggagtctattgacctACTTATgcatggtattgccacagatggtccatttgtcccaactgagactattgatagcatcccatctactgctgacactcctgccattcctggcagagagaTTGTTCTCACTCTagccaaatgggatgctgaggacaaacgtcgtgttggacttgaccctaagattagAACTCTATTAGCTATAAATTTACCTAACCACCTGGTCAAATTGATTAAGGGAAAGCTGAATGCaaacttatgttagactatctagatgttacttatgaaggcatggatgaggttaggcagaacaggattaatgctttgaaaagagagtatgagatgttctttgcctataagaatgagacccttaagcaaaccttcattaggtttaactccttagttgctgacctccttactttaaaaatcacatatactaattttgaacaagtaaaaaaattcattgactcactgcctactaaatggaaacctgtcactgaccccttaagaaccacccagaccttaaagaactttaacatgtcctctCTTTATAGTACACTTTAGAACCATGAGAAGGCATaagctaaacttgaactgaatttaaaagaaaactttaagtctgcccccaccacctcaaaatcctcaaaaactgataatactgctcttattgctgctgctaaaaagaaagctcaaaaaacTTTACTAGCTCAAAAGTTGAAGGCAGAAGATGAGTCagttgaagaaagcagtgatgaagaagatgatgtggaagggtttgctgaaggtatggctttgctggctaggcagttcaaaaggttcaatcgtaatagaaccagcaagccatacaaagggagtaagaaaccaagtgctaggtatatcagcaaatcagtcaagggtcctaaatctgagtgttacaattgtgggatggTTGGACATTttactgctgaatgcatgtccaggaaaccttcaacatcacatgctaactccttctcaaaagctgataagtacaagaacaagtacaaagctatgaaggctcagatgaaggaaagtgcaaaggctgataagaagggaaagaagccagaaaaggttctagttattGAGCATCATTAATGGGATGAAactagctcttcttcatcttctaacagtgatactgatgatgatgatgatgatgctggttatgcttctggtaaaaagttgtgtttaatggccaaggaggtcgaggagtctgatgaggatgataatggtagtatgtttttggctgatatgagggaagctgatcggaaaaaggattcacctcaatggatatctgaaatgctgtataaggttgataattttcgaacttatactgatgatgaaaaagctgaaatgtttgactacctaagagttgatttatgtagaggcagtaaacgtgaagaagttttgaaaaatgataacaaatctttaaatgataaacttaaaagcaaaactgatgaaattaagatcttgaaggatgaaatttcaaaacttgaaaaacaaaattttgctttaaagtctcttcacgctGAGGCTGCAGATGTTAAGAACTAGCTAAATGACCTCAAGAAGGTtattgcttcatggtgtacatctgctcaacgcacataatgtgtaaatgagcaggtgcctacccaagttgaagctttctttgctggtaactatgctgctgttgctgctctcgcagaagttacttacatggacctcattcttgaa from Rutidosis leptorrhynchoides isolate AG116_Rl617_1_P2 chromosome 9, CSIRO_AGI_Rlap_v1, whole genome shotgun sequence harbors:
- the LOC139868454 gene encoding uncharacterized protein, coding for MAEVVKKEVLKLLDAALISERGAHFTNLLLEKVQKRYGVNHHFSTTYHPQKSGKVENTNKGLKRILERTVENNQKLWSQNLDDVLWAFRTAYMTPIRTTPFRLVYGKACHPPVKIEHCAYWTLKQCNLNPKEAGEN